The Geobacter sp. AOG2 genome includes a window with the following:
- the flhB gene encoding flagellar biosynthesis protein FlhB, with protein sequence MGEDSDKHSKTEQPTAKKLSEARKKGAPPKSQVLTSSLTLLAGIVSVYIFGSYMMEGLKKNMVAVLSTMGNFELTESNMYTLSLKLFALIIMLLAPLVITVIVTAIMANIIQDNGQFTFNTERLEFDFTKLNPKNGIGKIFNRDALMEMVKSFLKLLVVGYITYRVMRDESQNIAFLAEADIETIINYVGHIAFNIITHACGVLIVLGVLDLMYVKWRYIDNLKMTKQEVKEEAKEHDLPPEVKGRIKKMQFQMARRRMIKIVPTADVVITNPTHYAVALRYERERMLAPVVIAKGADVMAQAIKKIAREHKVVLVENRFLARELYDQVDENEPIPESLYAAVAEVLAYVYRLKGKM encoded by the coding sequence CTGGGGGAAGATTCCGACAAACACTCCAAAACAGAACAGCCCACAGCAAAAAAGCTTAGCGAGGCACGGAAAAAAGGAGCGCCGCCCAAAAGCCAGGTGCTCACCTCGTCGCTGACCCTCCTGGCCGGGATCGTCAGCGTGTATATCTTCGGCAGCTACATGATGGAGGGCCTGAAAAAGAACATGGTGGCGGTCCTCAGCACCATGGGCAACTTCGAGCTGACCGAGTCCAACATGTACACCCTCTCGCTCAAGCTCTTTGCGCTGATCATCATGCTGCTCGCGCCCCTGGTTATCACCGTCATCGTAACGGCGATAATGGCGAATATCATCCAGGACAACGGGCAGTTCACGTTCAATACCGAGCGCCTCGAATTCGACTTCACGAAGCTCAACCCGAAAAACGGCATCGGCAAGATCTTTAACCGGGATGCGCTGATGGAGATGGTGAAGTCGTTCCTCAAGCTCCTGGTGGTGGGCTACATAACGTATCGGGTGATGAGGGACGAAAGCCAGAACATCGCTTTTCTGGCCGAGGCCGACATAGAAACGATCATCAATTATGTGGGCCACATAGCGTTCAACATCATCACCCACGCCTGCGGCGTCCTGATCGTGCTGGGCGTTCTGGACCTGATGTACGTGAAGTGGCGCTACATCGACAACCTCAAGATGACCAAGCAGGAGGTCAAGGAAGAGGCGAAGGAGCACGACCTGCCGCCGGAAGTAAAGGGCAGGATCAAGAAGATGCAGTTCCAGATGGCGCGGCGCCGGATGATCAAGATCGTCCCGACCGCCGATGTCGTCATCACCAACCCGACCCACTATGCCGTGGCTCTCAGGTACGAACGGGAGCGGATGCTCGCCCCGGTCGTCATCGCCAAGGGGGCCGACGTGATGGCCCAGGCCATCAAGAAGATCGCCCGGGAACATAAGGTCGTCCTGGTGGAAAACCGGTTTCTGGCGCGCGAGCTCTATGACCAGGTGGATGAGAACGAGCCGATCCCCGAGTCGCTCTATGCCGCGGTTGCGGAGGTCCTGGCCTACGTGTATCGCCTCAAGGGCAAGATGTGA
- the flhA gene encoding flagellar biosynthesis protein FlhA gives MANGTTEAIELQGFRKNSDIYVAIALIGVLSLMIIPLPAFILDLFLATNITIALSILLVCLYTQHALDFSVFPSVLLVTTLFRLALNIASTRLILLHGSEGVEAAGAVIKAFGQFVVGGNYIVGAVIFLILVIINFVVITKGAGRVAEVTARFTLDAMPGKQMAIDADLSAGMITEKEARARRTKISREADFYGSMDGASKFVRGDAVAGILIVMVNIFGGLIIGVWQQGMPLQAALTNYTLLTIGEGLVAQIPALIISTAAGIIVTRSADENNFGVEITGQFMNYPKAFYVSSGVLFLFALIPGLPHFAFLLLSGATFLVGKMAREKAQVVEEAGLPETAGGEESIDQASAIRPVDVLELEVGYGLVPMVDASQDGELLERIRSIRRQYAQKMGFVVPPIHIHDNLQLRPYEYNLLIRGARVGGSELTGQYLAMDSGAVTAALPGNSTKEPVFGLPAVWIRSEDRDQAQVSGYTVVDSTTVVATHISEIIKRYAHELVGRQELQQLLDNVAVSAPKVVEDLIPNQLNLGTVLRVVKSLLKEGVSIRDLRTILESLADYAGLTKDPDVLTEFVRQGLGRFIVDQYKLDDDTLYLIALDRGVEDIIAEAIQPSDQGSFLAIEPNVAQQIITTIRTMADRFGSSGAQPVLLASPTIRRHVRKLIERFVPHMAVLSHNEIPQNIKIQSLGVVSVNAG, from the coding sequence ATGGCAAACGGAACAACCGAAGCAATAGAATTACAGGGCTTCCGCAAGAATTCGGATATCTATGTGGCGATCGCCCTGATCGGCGTGCTTTCGCTGATGATCATCCCGTTGCCGGCATTCATCCTGGACCTGTTTCTGGCGACCAACATCACCATTGCCCTTTCCATCCTGCTGGTGTGCCTCTATACGCAACATGCGCTGGATTTTTCCGTGTTCCCCTCCGTCCTGCTGGTCACCACGCTGTTCCGCCTGGCCCTCAATATCGCTTCGACCCGCCTGATCCTGCTGCACGGCAGCGAGGGTGTCGAAGCGGCCGGGGCGGTCATCAAGGCCTTCGGCCAGTTCGTGGTCGGGGGGAATTATATCGTTGGGGCCGTCATCTTCCTGATCCTGGTGATCATCAACTTCGTGGTCATCACCAAGGGCGCCGGTCGCGTGGCCGAGGTCACGGCCCGCTTCACCCTGGATGCCATGCCGGGCAAGCAGATGGCCATCGATGCCGACCTGTCGGCCGGCATGATCACCGAAAAAGAGGCCAGGGCGCGGCGGACCAAGATCTCCCGTGAAGCCGATTTTTACGGCTCCATGGACGGCGCCAGCAAGTTCGTCCGCGGCGATGCCGTGGCCGGCATCCTGATCGTCATGGTCAATATCTTCGGCGGCTTGATCATCGGTGTCTGGCAGCAGGGGATGCCGCTCCAGGCCGCCCTGACCAATTACACCCTGCTGACCATCGGCGAAGGCCTGGTGGCCCAGATCCCGGCCCTGATCATCTCCACCGCCGCCGGCATCATCGTGACCCGCTCCGCCGACGAAAACAACTTCGGCGTCGAGATTACCGGGCAATTCATGAACTACCCCAAGGCGTTCTACGTCTCTTCGGGGGTGCTGTTCCTGTTCGCCCTGATCCCCGGTCTGCCGCACTTCGCCTTCCTGCTGCTCTCGGGCGCGACCTTCCTGGTCGGCAAGATGGCGCGGGAGAAGGCCCAGGTCGTCGAAGAGGCCGGCCTGCCCGAAACCGCCGGCGGCGAAGAGTCCATCGACCAGGCTTCGGCGATCCGGCCGGTGGACGTGCTGGAACTGGAGGTCGGTTACGGCCTGGTCCCCATGGTGGACGCCTCCCAGGACGGGGAACTCCTGGAGCGCATCCGTTCGATCCGCCGCCAGTATGCCCAGAAGATGGGCTTTGTCGTGCCCCCCATCCATATCCACGACAACCTCCAGCTCAGGCCGTACGAGTACAACCTGCTCATCCGGGGAGCCCGCGTCGGCGGCAGCGAATTGACCGGCCAGTATCTGGCGATGGATTCGGGCGCGGTGACCGCCGCCTTGCCGGGAAACAGCACCAAGGAGCCGGTTTTCGGGTTGCCGGCGGTCTGGATCCGTTCCGAGGACCGCGATCAGGCCCAGGTCAGCGGTTATACCGTCGTCGACAGCACCACGGTGGTGGCGACGCATATCAGCGAGATCATAAAACGCTACGCCCACGAGCTGGTGGGGCGCCAGGAACTCCAGCAACTGCTGGATAATGTCGCGGTCAGCGCCCCCAAGGTCGTGGAAGACCTGATCCCCAACCAGCTCAACCTGGGGACGGTGCTGCGGGTAGTCAAGAGCCTGCTCAAGGAAGGGGTTTCCATCCGGGATTTGCGTACCATCCTGGAGTCGCTGGCGGATTACGCCGGTCTTACCAAGGACCCTGACGTCCTGACCGAGTTCGTGCGCCAGGGGCTGGGCCGTTTCATCGTCGATCAATACAAGCTGGACGACGATACGCTCTATCTGATAGCCTTGGACCGCGGGGTGGAGGATATCATCGCCGAAGCCATCCAGCCGTCGGACCAGGGGAGTTTCCTGGCGATCGAACCCAACGTGGCCCAGCAGATCATTACCACCATCCGCACCATGGCGGACCGTTTCGGCTCGAGCGGCGCCCAGCCGGTGCTGCTGGCGTCCCCGACCATCCGCCGGCATGTCAGAAAGCTTATCGAACGGTTCGTGCCGCACATGGCGGTGCTTTCCCACAATGAAATTCCGCAGAACATCAAAATCCAGTCACTAGGAGTGGTGAGCGTCAATGCTGGTTAA
- the flhF gene encoding flagellar biosynthesis protein FlhF has protein sequence MLVKTFQAASMAEALRMVKAELGPDAMILSTKKENTGGILGFFSKSVYRVTAAIDPVQKQAPPPPPAAYGTQRPRPERERTAKEELESSMFAPLARELKELREKVDALSRREVDAGKPGREESREETQPLGFNLKNVPREDLEEIKKLLLNTLAKSQEGGAKTVQWPNASEPSPAEPQSGLDLLPEDSPLARELVQSGISTDLIRRILDTLSALPADDGGQNLKSRLGTTFSKLIKFAGTLKMRKNSPRIIALVGPTGVGKTTTTAKLAAMYALNRGNKVALITMDIFRVGAVEQLKTYSRIMGIPLEVASTPKELEKAVEKHSACDLIFIDTAGRSHKDKEKLDEMKNFLDNKIPIEVYLCLSATTKDRELEEILNRFKIFQVSKVVFTKIDESESFGNMVNLLMKDNLQIAYFTTGQRVPEDIEVATSAKLADMILREAAE, from the coding sequence ATGCTGGTTAAGACCTTTCAAGCAGCGAGTATGGCCGAGGCGCTCCGCATGGTTAAAGCCGAACTCGGCCCGGATGCCATGATCCTGTCGACCAAGAAGGAAAACACCGGCGGGATTCTCGGGTTTTTCAGCAAATCGGTGTATCGCGTGACCGCCGCGATCGATCCGGTGCAGAAACAGGCCCCGCCACCCCCGCCGGCGGCGTATGGAACCCAGCGTCCCCGGCCGGAGCGGGAGCGGACGGCAAAAGAGGAGTTGGAAAGCTCCATGTTCGCGCCGTTGGCCCGGGAGCTTAAAGAGTTGCGGGAGAAGGTCGACGCCCTCTCCCGGCGCGAAGTGGATGCCGGCAAGCCCGGCAGGGAGGAAAGCCGGGAAGAGACGCAGCCGCTCGGTTTCAACCTCAAGAACGTGCCCCGCGAGGATCTGGAGGAGATCAAGAAACTCCTGCTCAATACCCTGGCCAAGAGCCAGGAAGGAGGGGCCAAGACGGTGCAGTGGCCCAATGCGTCGGAACCGTCCCCGGCGGAGCCGCAGTCCGGCCTGGACCTCCTGCCGGAGGATTCGCCACTGGCCCGGGAGTTGGTCCAATCCGGTATTTCCACGGACCTGATCAGAAGGATCCTCGATACCCTCAGCGCCTTGCCGGCCGATGACGGCGGCCAGAACCTCAAAAGCCGCCTGGGGACCACATTCTCGAAACTGATCAAATTTGCCGGCACCCTCAAGATGCGCAAGAACTCTCCCCGCATCATTGCCCTGGTGGGGCCGACCGGCGTCGGCAAGACCACCACCACCGCCAAGTTGGCCGCCATGTACGCCTTGAACCGGGGCAACAAGGTGGCGCTGATCACCATGGATATCTTTCGCGTGGGCGCGGTGGAACAACTCAAAACCTATTCCCGCATCATGGGGATCCCGCTGGAGGTGGCGTCCACCCCCAAAGAGCTGGAAAAGGCCGTGGAGAAACATTCCGCCTGCGACCTGATCTTCATCGATACGGCCGGCAGAAGCCACAAGGACAAAGAGAAGCTGGACGAGATGAAGAATTTTCTCGACAACAAGATCCCCATCGAGGTCTATCTGTGCCTCTCCGCCACGACCAAGGACCGTGAGCTTGAAGAAATCCTCAACCGTTTCAAAATATTCCAGGTCAGCAAGGTGGTTTTTACCAAGATCGACGAGAGCGAGAGTTTTGGAAACATGGTCAACCTGTTGATGAAGGACAATCTGCAGATAGCCTACTTCACCACCGGGCAACGGGTGCCGGAGGATATCGAGGTGGCGACCTCCGCCAAACTGGCCGATATGATCCTGCGGGAGGCTGCCGAATGA
- a CDS encoding MinD/ParA family protein: protein MSMVTGMGDQADTLRQMARQNRKDATPKSAAAGEDEDRGIRVISVTSGKGGVGKSNVVSNLAMALSAQGKQVLIIDADLGLGNLDVLLGLSPMYNLNNVLNGEKSISDIIIEGPAGIKVIPAGSGVQEVTSLSQHDKLKLLDELDMLEEQFDIMIVDTEAGISENVTYFTVAAQEIIVVVSPEPTSITDVYALIKLLATRYSEHHFKVLVNMAKDSEDALEVFRKLANVAGRFLDISLDYLGCVVKDEKVVEAVRRQRAVYDLFPESEAATCFTTLARRVIENTRQTRLKGNIQFFFRRFLDNPTGD, encoded by the coding sequence ATGAGCATGGTAACCGGAATGGGCGATCAAGCCGACACCCTGCGCCAGATGGCTCGGCAGAACCGCAAAGATGCGACGCCCAAATCGGCTGCGGCCGGCGAAGACGAAGATCGCGGCATTCGCGTCATCTCGGTAACGAGCGGCAAAGGCGGCGTGGGCAAGAGCAACGTGGTTTCCAATCTGGCCATGGCCCTGTCCGCCCAGGGCAAGCAGGTGCTGATCATCGATGCGGACCTGGGACTGGGGAACCTGGACGTGCTCCTGGGGCTCTCCCCCATGTATAACCTGAACAATGTGCTCAACGGCGAGAAGAGCATCAGCGACATCATTATCGAAGGCCCCGCCGGCATCAAGGTCATCCCGGCCGGGTCCGGCGTTCAGGAGGTGACCAGCCTGAGCCAGCACGACAAGCTGAAACTTCTGGACGAGCTGGACATGCTGGAAGAGCAGTTCGACATCATGATCGTGGATACCGAGGCCGGCATATCGGAAAATGTCACCTATTTCACCGTGGCGGCCCAGGAGATCATCGTCGTCGTCTCTCCCGAGCCGACCTCCATCACCGATGTCTATGCCCTGATCAAGCTGCTGGCGACGCGTTATTCGGAGCATCACTTCAAGGTGCTGGTCAATATGGCCAAGGATAGCGAGGATGCCCTGGAGGTGTTCCGCAAACTGGCCAACGTGGCCGGTCGTTTTCTTGACATCTCCCTGGATTACCTGGGGTGCGTCGTCAAGGACGAAAAGGTGGTGGAGGCGGTCAGGCGGCAAAGGGCGGTATACGACCTGTTTCCCGAATCCGAGGCGGCCACCTGTTTCACCACGCTGGCACGGAGGGTCATCGAAAATACGCGCCAAACCAGGCTCAAGGGGAATATCCAGTTCTTTTTCCGACGGTTTCTCGATAATCCGACGGGCGACTGA
- a CDS encoding sigma-70 family RNA polymerase sigma factor, with protein sequence MGAGKLQSPYAGAEPALRDTLIMENMPMVKYLVGRIVPQLPPHLDPQDLTSAAVIGLINAADRYDPARGVLFKTFAEQHVRGAIIDELRSYDILSRSMREKYKRLEREVTVLEHALGRNPTSEEVAKALSISLDEYFDLLDDVHVLTFISLDDSWEDDEGNSLCLADVLSEPTERNPQHQVMRMQLITALGAAIETLPDKERLAVTLYYNEGMNLKEIGATAGLTESRISQLLSQAMIRLKGKLKLYRD encoded by the coding sequence GTGGGCGCCGGCAAGCTACAAAGCCCCTACGCCGGGGCCGAACCGGCACTGCGCGATACGCTGATCATGGAAAACATGCCCATGGTCAAGTATCTGGTGGGGCGTATCGTCCCCCAACTCCCGCCGCATCTGGACCCGCAGGATTTGACGAGCGCGGCGGTGATTGGCCTGATAAATGCAGCGGATCGCTACGACCCTGCGCGGGGCGTGTTGTTCAAGACGTTCGCCGAACAGCACGTGCGTGGGGCCATCATCGACGAGTTGCGCTCCTACGATATTCTGAGCCGGTCCATGCGCGAGAAGTACAAGCGGCTGGAGCGGGAAGTAACGGTCCTGGAGCACGCCCTGGGCAGGAACCCCACCAGTGAAGAGGTGGCCAAGGCCCTGTCCATAAGTCTCGACGAATACTTCGACTTATTGGACGATGTGCATGTACTCACGTTCATCAGCCTGGACGATAGCTGGGAGGATGACGAGGGCAACTCGCTCTGCCTGGCGGACGTCCTGAGCGAGCCGACCGAAAGGAACCCGCAGCATCAGGTGATGAGGATGCAGCTGATCACGGCGCTGGGCGCCGCCATCGAAACGCTGCCGGACAAGGAGCGGCTGGCGGTGACGCTCTACTACAACGAGGGCATGAACCTCAAGGAAATAGGTGCAACCGCGGGGTTGACCGAGTCGCGCATCTCGCAACTCCTCAGCCAGGCCATGATACGGCTGAAGGGGAAGTTGAAGCTTTACCGGGATTAA
- the flgF gene encoding flagellar basal-body rod protein FlgF, whose product MNSGMYSALSGNIAAMKRMDIISNNLANVNTPGFKKDQMSFEGMLASSTTPPAVPQSKTADPILQKENVYIDYSAGPVSQTGNALDLAIDGDGFFTVSTPSGTAYTRQGNFRLTADGTLVTTDGFPVMGQGGEIRLKGGKVEINAKGEITVDGTAAGAIAMVDFPKPYKLTKTASALFVPSDPQATPQASKAEVRQGHLEGANVDPVSEMVQMIETNRYFDACQRVILGYDGMASKAANDLGKL is encoded by the coding sequence ATGAACAGTGGTATGTATTCGGCCCTCTCGGGCAATATTGCGGCCATGAAGCGGATGGACATCATCAGCAACAATCTGGCCAACGTCAATACCCCTGGTTTCAAAAAAGACCAGATGTCCTTCGAGGGGATGCTCGCCAGCAGCACCACGCCGCCGGCGGTTCCCCAATCCAAGACGGCCGACCCGATCCTGCAAAAGGAAAACGTCTATATCGACTACAGCGCCGGGCCGGTCAGCCAGACCGGCAATGCCCTGGACCTGGCGATAGACGGCGACGGTTTCTTCACCGTCTCGACCCCCAGCGGGACCGCTTATACGCGGCAGGGCAATTTCCGGCTGACGGCGGACGGAACGTTGGTGACGACCGACGGTTTCCCGGTCATGGGCCAGGGAGGCGAGATCCGCCTGAAGGGCGGCAAGGTCGAGATAAACGCAAAGGGAGAGATCACGGTCGACGGCACCGCGGCGGGGGCCATCGCCATGGTGGATTTTCCCAAACCCTACAAGTTGACGAAGACGGCCAGCGCCCTGTTCGTGCCGTCCGATCCGCAGGCCACGCCCCAGGCGTCCAAGGCGGAGGTCCGCCAGGGGCATCTGGAGGGGGCCAATGTGGACCCGGTCAGCGAAATGGTCCAGATGATCGAAACCAACCGTTACTTCGATGCGTGCCAGAGGGTGATCCTGGGCTATGACGGTATGGCCAGCAAGGCCGCCAACGATCTGGGCAAGCTGTGA
- the flgG gene encoding flagellar basal-body rod protein FlgG translates to MLRALWTAASGMQSQQTNIDVIANNLANVNTTGFKKSRADFQDLMYQNLKTTGSPSTNTTQVPTGIQIGLGTRLAAVTKLFTSGDFTQTGNDLDMAIEGDGFFQIQMPDGTTAYSRAGAFKKDSTGRIVTSDGYPLLPEIVIPTNATKISIGNDGTVSVTQAGQTAPTNVGNIQLAQFANPAGLAAQGKNLFLQTDASGNATTGTPGQTGIGTITQGFLEMSNVNVASEMVNMIVGQRAYEINSKAVQASDEMLQTANNMKR, encoded by the coding sequence ATGTTACGTGCCCTTTGGACAGCCGCTTCAGGCATGCAGAGCCAGCAGACGAATATCGACGTCATCGCCAACAACCTGGCCAACGTCAATACGACGGGGTTCAAGAAGAGCCGGGCCGATTTCCAGGATCTGATGTACCAGAACCTGAAGACGACCGGTTCGCCGTCAACGAATACCACCCAGGTGCCGACCGGGATCCAGATCGGCCTCGGGACGCGTCTTGCCGCGGTCACCAAGCTGTTTACCTCCGGTGACTTCACCCAGACCGGCAACGACCTGGACATGGCCATCGAAGGCGACGGCTTCTTCCAGATCCAGATGCCCGACGGCACCACGGCCTATTCGCGGGCCGGCGCCTTCAAGAAGGACAGTACGGGACGTATCGTCACCTCCGACGGTTATCCCCTGCTCCCGGAGATCGTCATCCCGACCAACGCCACCAAGATCAGCATCGGTAACGACGGGACCGTGTCGGTGACCCAGGCCGGGCAGACCGCCCCCACAAACGTGGGAAACATCCAACTGGCCCAGTTCGCCAATCCGGCGGGGCTAGCAGCCCAGGGGAAGAACCTCTTCCTCCAGACGGACGCCTCCGGCAACGCCACCACCGGCACCCCCGGCCAGACCGGCATCGGGACCATCACCCAGGGATTCCTGGAGATGAGCAACGTCAATGTGGCGAGCGAGATGGTCAACATGATCGTCGGCCAACGGGCCTACGAGATCAATTCCAAGGCGGTCCAGGCGTCCGACGAGATGTTGCAGACCGCTAACAATATGAAGAGATAG
- the flgA gene encoding flagellar basal body P-ring formation chaperone FlgA, which translates to MIQRIIIVFLFCLLPLPVMAAASVAQPDVSAGEARVREAVSGYILQKTAHLGLEIRIKRLNINGNATLPEGPLDFDVIAPQQWEGWGSANLAVVVRQNGRVVLNAPVQVEVEALTDMVVALRQLDYGDVISGTDVTVQKRDIASVAGRYTRDPGEIVGRRVRTSIKANAAVRTDQVEKVPIIKSGQMVTIVAENAVMKITVTGRARSAGAEGDIITVQNLSSLKDIPARVINATTVQVGF; encoded by the coding sequence ATGATACAGCGAATTATTATTGTCTTTCTTTTTTGTCTTCTGCCGCTGCCCGTCATGGCTGCGGCTTCCGTGGCGCAGCCGGACGTTTCGGCGGGCGAGGCCAGGGTCCGGGAGGCCGTTTCCGGGTATATCCTGCAAAAGACCGCTCATCTCGGCCTGGAGATCCGCATCAAGCGCCTGAACATCAACGGAAACGCCACCCTGCCGGAAGGGCCGCTGGATTTTGACGTGATTGCCCCGCAACAGTGGGAAGGATGGGGCAGCGCCAATCTGGCGGTAGTCGTGCGGCAGAATGGCCGTGTGGTGCTGAACGCCCCGGTGCAGGTGGAGGTGGAGGCGCTGACCGACATGGTTGTCGCCCTGCGCCAGCTCGACTACGGAGATGTCATTTCGGGAACGGATGTCACCGTTCAGAAGCGGGATATCGCCTCGGTGGCCGGCAGGTATACCCGCGACCCGGGCGAGATCGTGGGCCGGCGGGTCAGGACGTCGATCAAGGCCAATGCCGCGGTACGGACCGATCAGGTGGAAAAGGTCCCCATCATCAAATCCGGCCAGATGGTGACCATCGTGGCCGAGAACGCGGTCATGAAGATTACCGTTACCGGCCGGGCCAGGAGCGCCGGGGCGGAAGGGGACATCATCACGGTGCAGAACCTGAGTTCGCTCAAGGATATCCCGGCCAGGGTGATCAATGCCACAACCGTACAGGTGGGGTTCTAG
- a CDS encoding flagellar basal body L-ring protein FlgH, translating into MKRNICLFLVLLCAGCATQKTEVRTASLDEQIQKAPLDYSSGSIWQAASRSVTEDFKAYRRGDIITIVISETASASKQASTSTGRSTSINAGMPNFLGLEKAGILKNNMDLSQLINANVDSKYAGSGSTSRQENLTATISAKVIDVLANGNLLIEGRRNIKVNNEDQEIILTGTVRTRDISTDNTVNSIFVADAKISYAGRGIISDRQSPGWLMNIIDKVWPF; encoded by the coding sequence ATGAAGCGGAATATATGTCTTTTTCTGGTACTGCTGTGCGCCGGCTGCGCAACGCAGAAAACCGAAGTCAGGACTGCAAGCCTCGACGAGCAGATCCAGAAAGCGCCCCTGGATTATTCCAGCGGTTCGATCTGGCAGGCGGCCTCCCGGAGCGTTACCGAGGATTTCAAGGCCTACCGCCGGGGCGACATCATCACCATCGTCATCTCGGAGACGGCCAGCGCGTCCAAACAGGCCAGCACCAGCACGGGGCGGAGTACGTCGATCAATGCCGGCATGCCCAATTTTCTGGGTCTGGAAAAGGCCGGCATACTCAAAAACAACATGGATCTGAGTCAATTGATCAATGCCAACGTCGATTCCAAGTACGCCGGTTCCGGCTCCACGTCGCGCCAGGAGAACCTGACGGCAACCATTTCCGCCAAGGTGATCGACGTGCTTGCCAACGGCAACCTGCTTATCGAGGGGCGCCGCAACATCAAGGTCAACAACGAGGACCAGGAGATCATCCTGACCGGTACCGTGAGAACCCGCGACATCAGTACGGACAATACCGTCAACTCCATTTTCGTTGCCGACGCGAAGATCAGCTATGCCGGGCGGGGGATCATCTCCGACCGCCAGAGCCCGGGATGGCTGATGAATATCATCGACAAGGTCTGGCCTTTCTAA
- a CDS encoding flagellar basal body P-ring protein FlgI, producing the protein MKRTLFFLIAALFLASNAHAIRIKDIASFEGVRENQLVGYGLVVGLNGSGDSDQASIHIQSVVNMLERMGITTNVGSIKLKNVAAVMVTATLPPFTKQGNQLDVTVSSLGDAKSIAGGTLIMTPLRGGDNQVYAVAQGSVLTNSFAFGGQAASAQKNHPTAGSIPNGALVERELPNVLAGKTTLRLNLHKADFTTAARIEAVINSKFSSTIATTTDPGSVILRIPENYANRTVDFVAALETLEVRPDNQAKVVLNERTGTIVMGENVRISTVAVSHGNLSLVIKETPQVSQPAPLSTGGKTVTVPRTEVKVTEESRRLMVMPEGASIGDVVRALNQLGVTPRDLIGIFQAIKASGALQADLSII; encoded by the coding sequence ATGAAAAGAACACTCTTTTTCCTGATAGCTGCCCTGTTCCTGGCCTCCAACGCCCATGCCATCCGCATCAAGGACATCGCCTCGTTCGAAGGCGTGCGCGAGAACCAGTTGGTGGGATACGGGCTGGTTGTCGGCCTCAACGGCAGCGGCGACAGCGACCAGGCCTCGATCCATATCCAGTCCGTCGTCAACATGCTGGAGCGGATGGGGATTACGACCAACGTCGGTTCCATCAAGTTGAAGAACGTGGCTGCGGTCATGGTAACGGCGACATTGCCGCCTTTCACCAAGCAGGGGAACCAACTGGATGTCACGGTTTCCTCCCTGGGCGACGCCAAGAGCATCGCCGGAGGCACCCTGATCATGACCCCGCTCCGGGGCGGCGACAATCAGGTGTATGCCGTTGCCCAGGGGTCGGTGCTGACCAACTCCTTTGCCTTCGGCGGGCAGGCGGCCAGCGCCCAGAAGAACCATCCCACGGCCGGCAGCATTCCCAACGGCGCGCTCGTGGAACGGGAACTCCCCAATGTCCTGGCGGGTAAAACGACCCTGCGTCTCAATCTGCACAAGGCGGATTTCACCACCGCCGCCCGCATCGAGGCCGTCATTAACAGCAAGTTCAGCTCGACCATAGCGACAACCACCGACCCCGGCTCGGTGATCCTGCGGATTCCGGAAAACTACGCCAACCGTACCGTCGATTTCGTGGCCGCCCTGGAAACCCTCGAGGTGCGGCCGGATAATCAGGCCAAGGTGGTGCTGAACGAACGGACCGGCACCATCGTCATGGGCGAGAATGTCCGCATCTCCACGGTGGCGGTGTCCCACGGCAATCTTTCCCTGGTCATCAAGGAGACGCCGCAGGTGTCGCAGCCGGCGCCGCTCAGCACGGGCGGCAAAACGGTGACCGTGCCCCGGACCGAGGTAAAGGTTACCGAGGAGTCGCGCCGTTTGATGGTCATGCCGGAAGGCGCCAGCATCGGCGATGTCGTGCGCGCCCTGAACCAGTTGGGGGTAACCCCCCGCGACCTGATCGGCATTTTCCAGGCCATCAAGGCATCGGGGGCGCTTCAGGCGGATCTTTCCATCATTTAG
- a CDS encoding rod-binding protein gives MAMDIGISQITTDTDTAAAEKARQLQRQTAGGKAGGMSEQQLKQAHKVSQDFEALFVGMMMKSMRATVGKDKLINGGHGEEVYRSLLDQEYATAAAKQGSLGLAPIIEKDIIRQESRRPVKKTDPQE, from the coding sequence ATGGCTATGGATATCGGCATCTCCCAGATAACGACCGACACCGATACCGCCGCCGCCGAAAAGGCGCGGCAACTGCAACGGCAGACGGCCGGCGGCAAGGCGGGCGGCATGAGCGAGCAACAGCTCAAGCAGGCCCACAAGGTCTCCCAGGACTTTGAAGCCCTTTTCGTGGGCATGATGATGAAATCCATGCGGGCAACGGTCGGCAAGGACAAACTGATTAACGGCGGCCACGGCGAAGAGGTGTACCGCTCCCTGCTGGACCAGGAGTATGCCACAGCCGCAGCCAAGCAGGGCAGTCTGGGTTTGGCGCCCATCATCGAGAAGGACATCATTCGCCAGGAAAGCCGGCGGCCCGTCAAGAAAACGGACCCGCAAGAGTAG